The following coding sequences lie in one Salmo salar chromosome ssa13, Ssal_v3.1, whole genome shotgun sequence genomic window:
- the LOC106567475 gene encoding gastrotropin yields the protein MAFAGKWETESQEGYDEFCKLLGIPDDIIEKGRDYKLITEVVQNGNEFSWSQLYPTNKTISNKFVIDQECDMETIGGKKFKATVTMEGGKLSTKFPNYRHTSEISGGKLIETSIAGSVMLKRTSKKI from the exons ATGGCCTTCGCTGGAAAGTGGGAAACTGAGTCCCAGGAAGGATACGATGAATTCTGCAAGCTCCTTG GCATCCCTGATGATATCATTGAGAAGGGTCGTGACTACAAGCTCATTACTGAGGTGGTGCAGAACGGCAATGAGTTCTCATGGTCCCAGCTCTATCCCACAAACAAGACCATCAGCAACAAGTTTGTCATTGACCAGGAATGTGACATGGAGACTATCGGAGGAAAAAAGTTCAAG GCCACAGTTACAATGGAGGGGGGCAAGCTGAGCACGAAATTCCCCAACTACCGccacacatctgaaatcagcGGAGGAAAGCTGATTGAG ACCTCAATCGCAGGCTCAGTCATGCTGAAAAGAACCAGCAAGAAGATCTAA
- the LOC106567424 gene encoding PWWP domain-containing protein 2A has translation MAAVAAEPGAVAVSTTTAGDCGEHEPVPAVPGAKLDSDATQQYAPVIDLVHQLKDGDAVQECGQVQMELVSRPDQEAAGKVLAACAEDEHIDTGCLMVGVENTDNHSREGYGSKYTMSRAERLKQFFSPNVDPANELSKHEPYACHQNSSISDSQPSVVFLHSFPAHPVTTEAGLSLAEPAEPMINYYQNTELTQPTIIECDYRALIKPSHEAELEPESADDAPSGTEYKAESSEDASLEHPQSIEHVDSPPVLETERLLGTPMETGYIYDFSSITNQNSPSPELPVMAVGQVPSSAELGDSCSRQRSLETNFHESETVMKPPHPMPVAETEEVQSESVDNLIPGSEVRVSLDHIIDDALVVSFRLGEKIFSGVLMDLSKRFGPYGIPITVFPKREYKDKPESMQLKTEPFQPEKVEKPVQENPDSQVVAIPEPNPDPQPKLNPWTSKPPPLFQEGAPYPPPLFIRDTYNQSLPQPPPRKIKRPKRRLYREEPTSIMNAIKLRPRQVLCDKCKGTVMTVDKREPRRGPVSDSRGEDAKRRRNDSAATVSKRPRNDPRSEEKRHAAEVSKRQASGIRVSSSSSLGQVKGGAGGNRVLRTTSTTTTSPVNSSSRVQLNAKKVLQSKNVDHSKAREVLKLAKAQKRQRETTVVTGSSGNAKTMTRAAALQEAHAHQKVHFTRRLQQISGVGPSNATPLPPRMRIKPQRYRNEENDSSTCKPPCLEKVPGSGRLSPPKPGAPRCTSTRSSSSSCSTGEATAAENQGPDKGPEPELSPQTQSQPQVEPLTATEHSDPKVEPEEQGGREERRETRGSKAGNLVVYMTLNPSQPDSSNTSMCSIDSADDLKSSNSECSSTETFDFPPPGDLHSPPAPGTSSAVTDPSPAPTEEKTPRKSQKVFSKNVSKCVSLDGRSICVGDIVWAKIYGFPWWPARVLGIQISRKDNGLLVRQEARVAWFGSPTTSFLALAQVAPFLESFQSRFDKKRKGLYRKAITEAAKAAKQLTPEVRALLTQFET, from the exons ATGGCGGCCGTGGCTGCGGAGCCAGGAGCTGTTGCGGTATCAACAACAACAGCGGGGGACTGTGGTGAGCACGAACCGGTGCCAGCTGTGCCGGGGGCCAAACTCGACTCCGATGCAACGCAGCAGTACGCGCCAGTAATAGACCTTGTTCACCAACTCAAGGATGGGGATGCAGTTCAGGAATGCGGCCAGGTCCAAATGGAGCTAGTGAGCAGGCCAGACCAAGAAGCCGCGGGAAAAGTCCTCGCTGCTTGTGCAGAGGATGAACACATCGAtacaggatgtctcatggtcggCGTAGAAAATACCGATAACCATTCTCGCGAGGGCTATGGTTCGAAATACACAATGTCGAGGGCAGAACGTTTGAAACAATTTTTTTCGCCTAATGTTGATCCTGCAAACGAGCTCAGTAAGCACGAGCCCTACGCCTGCCATCAGAATAGCTCCATCTCCGATTCACAGCCATCGGTGGTCTTTTTGCATTCGTTCCCTGCGCATCCTGTGACTACGGAGGCTGGGCTGTCGTTGGCAGAACCAGCAGAGCCCATGATCAATTACTATCAAAACACAGAATTAACCCAACCTACTATTATCGAGTGTGACTATAGAGCTTTAATCAAACCGTCCCACGAGGCAGAACTGGAGCCCGAATCAGCAGATGATGCTCCTTCTGGTACCGAGTACAAGGCCGAGTCTTCGGAAGATGCCTCTCTTGAACACCCCCAGTCCATAGAACACGTCGACTCTCCGCCAGTTCTAGAGACGGAGAGACTCCTTGGAACACCCATGGAGACTGGATACATTTATGACTTTTCGAGCATCACAAACCAGAACTCTCCGAGTCCCGAGCTTCCTGTAATGGCAGTGGGTCAGGTTCCCTCCTCGGCAGAACTTGGGGACTCGTGCTCACGACAGCGGAGTTTGGAAACGAACTTCCACGAGAGCGAGACCGTAATGAAACCCCCTCACCCCATGCCCGTTGCTGAAACTGAGGAGGTACAGTCCGAGTCAGTGGACAATCTGATACCTGGTTCCGAAGTTCGAGTATCTCTGGATCACATCATCGACGACGCACTGGTGGTGTCCTTTCGGTTAGGCGAGAAGATCTTCTCTGGGGTTCTGATGGACCTCTCTAAAAG GTTTGGACCCTATGGAATTCCAATCACTGTGTTCCCAAAGAGAGAATACAAGGATAAACCTGAATCTATGCAGCTAAAGACAGAACCATTCCAGCCAGAGAAGGTGGAAAAGCCAGTCCAGGAAAACCCTGACAGCCAAGTTGTCGCAATCCCCGAACCAAACCCTGACCCCCAGCCTAAGCTTAACCCATGGACTTCAAAACCTCCGCCACTGTTTCAGGAGGGAGCCCCTTACCCTCCACCATTGTTCATCAGGGACACCTACAACCAGTCGTTACCTCAGCCGCCCCCCCGCAAGATCAAGCGGCCCAAGCGCAGGCTGTATCGCGAGGAGCCCACCTCTATCATGAACGCCATCAAGTTGCGGCCCCGCCAGGTGCTCTGTGACAAGTGCAAGGGGACTGTCATGACCGTGGACAAGAGGGAGCCACGTAGAGGCCCTGTGTCGGACTCTAGGGGCGAGGACGCCAAGCGGAGACGCAACGACAGTGCAGCTACTGTCAGCAAGCGGCCGCGTAATGACCCTCGCTCTGAGGAGAAGCGCCATGCTGCTGAGGTGTCCAAACGACAGGCCTCAGGGATACgagtctcctcttcctcttctctgggcCAGGTGAAGGGCGGAGCTGGAGGGAACAGGGTTCTGAGGACAACATCCACCACAACAACATCACCGGTCAACAGCAGCTCCAGAGTCCAGCTCAATGCCAAGAAAGTGCTGCAGAGCAAAAATGTTGATCACTCCAAGGCACGGGAGGTGCTGAAATTGGCCAAGGCGCAGAAGAGGCAGAGGGAGACTACAGTGGTCACTGGTAGCAGTGGCAACGCCAAGACGATGACGAGGGCCGCTGCCCTGCAGGAGGCCCACGCCCACCAGAAGGTCCACTTCACCCGACGGCTGCAGCAGATCAGCGGGGTGGGACCAAGCAACGCCACCCCTCTCCCACCCAGGATGCGCATCAAGCCTCAAAGGTACCGTAATGAAGAGAATGACTCTTCTACATGTAAGCCGCCTTGCCTCGAGAAAGTGCCGGGAAGTGGCCGTTTGTCCCCTCCAAAGCCAGGCGCGCCCCGCTGCACCTCCAcgcgctcctcctcctcctcctgctccacaGGCGAGGCCACTGCTGCTGAAAACCAGGGTCCAGATAAAGGGCCAGAACCTGAGCTCAGTCCTCAGACTCAATCCCAGCCCCAAGTGGAACCCCTCACAGCCACGGAGCACAGCGACCCCAAGGTGGAGCCAGAGGAGCAGGGGGGGCGGGAGGAGAGGCGGGAGACGCGCGGCAGCAAGGCTGGCAACCTTGTGGTGTACATGACCCTTAACCCCAGCCAGCCTGACTCCTCTAATACCTCCATGTGCAGCATTGATAGTGCAGATGACTTAAAGTCTTCAAACTCAGAGTGTAGCTCCACCGAGACCTTTGACTTTCCCCCTCCCGGTGATTTGCACTCGCCCCCCGCCCCTGGCACGTCCTCAGCAGTCACTGACCCCTCGCCTGCACCTACGGAAGAGAAAACCCCTCGTAAATCTCAGAAAGTGTTTTCCAAAAATGTGTCTAAGTGTGTCTCTCTGGACGGCAGGAGCATTTGCGTAGGGGACATCGTTTGGGCCAAAATATATGGTTTCCCTTGGTGGCCAGCCCGTGTCTTAGGCATCCAGATCAGCCGCAAAGATAATGGGCTCTTAGTCAGGCAGGAGGCCCGTGTCGCCTGGTTCGGTTCACCCACCACCTCCTTCTTGGCACTTGCACAGGTCGCCCCCTTTCTAGAAAGCTTCCAGTCACGCTTCGACAAGAAGAGAAAGGGCTTGTACCGTAAAGCCATCACAGAGGCAGCCAAGGCTGCCAAGCAGCTCACTCCTGAGGTTCGCGCCTTGCTTACGCAATTCGAGACGTGA